The genomic stretch CCGCGCTGTTACTACGTTGGAATGAGTTGTCCCTCCGCCAGAAGAAGGACCTTCTCAAACAGGTCGAGGGTGTGGAACTTTCCAAGTCGAAGCGGGGTCGTCTTCCCGGCAAGTAGCTTCATTGGGCCGTGGGTGTTGAACCCTTTACCATAGTCCAGAGATAGGCTCGTGCTATTCATGATTCCTTTACCCCTGAGCACGCTCGCGAGTTAAAGTAAGGCCATGTCCACCCGCGCCATCCTGTTGCGTCTGTTGCTGTGCGTTGCCTTGGTATTCAACGGGGCAGCCTCGGCCATGGCGTCTGTGCAGATGATGCAGATGCACGCGGATGGGCATGAAGCCGCAAGTACTCCGGTCGCGCCTATGGCGAGTGCCGAGTCCGAGATGCCATGCCACCACGACGGGCAGCCCGCGCATTCGCAGGATGCGGCCGATGCGGCAACGGCTACCAAGGACAAGCAACCCGGCCAGTCACCCGATTGCTGCAAGTCGAGCACCTGTACCTGTGCATGCGTGCATCAGGCGGCCGCCATGGTGCCGGTGATGGCCTTCCAGGGCACCGCCCTGCTGCATGTCGGTAGCGTGCGATCGATGGCCTTGGGCCATGCAACACCACCGTTGCCCCATCTGATCCGACCTCCCATCGGCTAAGTGTCCTTTGGCGCCCCGGGCGCCGGTTCGCTTGCGCGCGTCGCCGTTCGACGTGCTTTGCAGGCAGTGGTCCAGCGCTTGTGCTGGCCTATGACACTTTGATGGAGTTCACATGTCTTCCGATGCTTTCGGCCGCAATGCCGACGGGTTGTTCAAACCGTCGCGGCGGCGATTCGTGCAGGGGTTGGCCGCGGGTGGTGCTGTGGCCAGCCTGGGTCTCTGGCCCAAACTCAGTTGGGCGCTCAAAGGCCCCGGTAATCCGAATGTCCTGTCGGGTACCGAGTTCGACCTGACCATCGGCGAGACGCCGATGAATTTCACCGGGCGCACGCGTCCAGCAGTCACCGTCAATGGCTCGATTCCAGCACCGCTGCTGCGCTGGCGCGAGGGTACGACGGTCAACCTGCGTGTCTCCAATGCGCTGCCGGAAGGCTCGATCTTTGGCCATGAAACCTCGATCCATTGGCACGGCATCCTGCTGCCGGCCAACATGGACGGTGTGCCTGGGCTGAGCTTTGACGGCATCCACCGGGGCGAGGCCTACCACTATCGGTTTAAGGTGAATCAGGGCGGTACGTATTGGTACCACAGCCATTCGGGATTCCAGGAACAGGCCGGGCTCTACGGCCCGCTCATCATCGATCCCATCGAACCTGAACCGTTCGC from Thermomonas sp. XSG encodes the following:
- a CDS encoding CopL family metal-binding regulatory protein; its protein translation is MSTRAILLRLLLCVALVFNGAASAMASVQMMQMHADGHEAASTPVAPMASAESEMPCHHDGQPAHSQDAADAATATKDKQPGQSPDCCKSSTCTCACVHQAAAMVPVMAFQGTALLHVGSVRSMALGHATPPLPHLIRPPIG